A genomic stretch from Bosea sp. F3-2 includes:
- the mnmE gene encoding tRNA uridine-5-carboxymethylaminomethyl(34) synthesis GTPase MnmE: MTATETHTPEAHPTIVALSSAPGRAGVAVVRVSGPRVRSVLETVAGVIPAPRIATLRRLADGKGMTVDTALVLFFAAPASFTGEDVAEFHVHGSRAVLAQLLVILTALPGVRLAEAGEFTRRAFEAGKLDLAAVEGLADLIDSETEWQRKQALRQMDGALGAVAKRWRGELIEAMSLLAAELDFSDEGDVSGPLQEQALGIAGDVLISLREALGSFAMGERVREGFVIVLAGPPNAGKSSLLNALARREVAIVSPIAGTTRDALEVRLDLDGLPVILIDTAGLRDSTDPIEAEGVRRARALVERADLVLSLRGVDSDTYRIDEEASLLRIATKSDLGGEVLGGERAISVKTGEGIPDLLSEIVVRLRRLGQAEPALLTRERHRVAVTDAIAALERAVTADHGQGELLAEDIRLAVVALERLVGRIDVEDVLDQLFAGFCIGK; encoded by the coding sequence ATGACGGCGACCGAGACGCATACCCCCGAAGCCCACCCGACGATCGTGGCTCTGTCTTCGGCACCTGGCCGGGCGGGCGTCGCGGTCGTGAGGGTTTCCGGCCCGCGGGTACGTTCCGTTCTTGAAACCGTGGCGGGAGTCATACCGGCGCCCCGCATCGCGACACTGCGTCGCCTGGCGGATGGAAAAGGTATGACCGTCGATACGGCGTTGGTTCTGTTCTTTGCCGCGCCGGCGAGCTTCACTGGCGAGGATGTCGCGGAGTTCCATGTCCATGGTTCCCGGGCAGTTCTTGCGCAATTGCTGGTCATACTCACGGCACTACCGGGAGTCAGACTGGCGGAAGCCGGGGAATTTACCCGGCGTGCCTTCGAGGCCGGTAAGCTCGATCTCGCCGCGGTTGAGGGTCTAGCCGACCTGATCGATTCGGAAACGGAATGGCAGCGCAAGCAGGCGTTGCGCCAGATGGATGGCGCCCTCGGTGCAGTCGCCAAGCGCTGGCGCGGAGAGCTGATCGAGGCGATGAGCCTGCTCGCCGCCGAGCTTGATTTCTCGGATGAGGGCGATGTTTCCGGTCCGCTTCAGGAACAGGCACTCGGGATTGCCGGCGATGTGCTGATCTCGCTGCGTGAGGCGCTAGGCAGCTTTGCGATGGGTGAGCGCGTGCGGGAGGGCTTTGTGATCGTGTTGGCCGGGCCGCCCAATGCCGGCAAGTCGAGCCTGCTCAACGCCTTGGCGCGGCGAGAGGTTGCTATCGTCTCGCCTATCGCCGGCACGACGCGCGATGCCCTGGAAGTGCGGCTCGACCTGGATGGTCTGCCCGTCATCTTGATCGATACCGCGGGCCTGCGCGACAGTACCGATCCGATCGAGGCGGAAGGGGTCAGGCGAGCGCGGGCGCTGGTGGAGCGCGCCGATCTCGTCCTCAGCCTGCGCGGAGTCGATTCGGATACGTATCGAATCGACGAAGAGGCTTCGCTGCTGCGGATCGCGACGAAATCCGATCTGGGTGGCGAGGTTCTGGGTGGCGAACGTGCGATCTCCGTGAAGACCGGAGAGGGCATCCCGGATCTGCTGTCGGAGATCGTGGTGCGGCTGCGCCGGCTGGGTCAGGCGGAACCGGCGCTGCTGACCCGCGAGCGTCACCGCGTCGCCGTAACCGATGCCATCGCGGCTCTGGAGCGCGCGGTCACCGCCGATCATGGCCAGGGCGAATTGCTGGCGGAGGATATCCGCCTGGCCGTCGTCGCTCTGGAGAGGCTGGTCGGCCGCATCGATGTCGAGGATGTGCTCGACCAGCTCTTCGCTGGATTCTGCATCGGGAAGTAA